Within the Desulfovibrio sp. genome, the region CAACCCCCACGGCAGGGGAGGACATGTACTCGCGCGCCGTCTTGTCAGGGTGGGCCTGTTCGTACAACTGGCGCAAAATGGCGTCCCGAACTTCATGCATGGTCATGTGCCGGATGGAGGCAGAGGCCGCGTAGGCATGCCCGCCGCCCCCCAGCGCGGCGCAGATATCCCCCACGTTGATGGCATCGCTGCGACTGCGGGCCACCACCTGAATGCGGTCGCCCATAAGGCCTATGGCAAAAAGAACAGGAAATTTCTCCATCTCGATCAGGCGGTGCGCCAGATAGGCAAAGTCGCCCAGGTAGTGCTCCATAGCCGCTTCGGCCAGCACCACCTGTGTGCGGTTGATGGTAAAGGACTCGGCAGATTCGAGCAGGCTGTTGAGGGCCTGAATATGCATACTGGTAAGTTCGTGCGCGGCCAGGTCATTGATGCGGTTTACATCCATACCCTGGCCAAGCAGCCATGCCGCCGACTCAAAGTCAGCGGGAGTGGTGGAGGAATAGGTGAATGAACCCGTGTCACCGTAGATGCCCAGGCCCAACAGGGTGGCGTCCTCTGCTTCAAGACGCACCCCGCGATCGCGCAACTGCTGCACAATAAGGCTTGTGACCGAGCCAATATGGGCCAGATGCACGGTGCCGAAGGGAATGTCGTCTCCTGAATCTGGATGATGATCCCACATCTCGACAGCCACGCCGGGGCGCTCCAGTAGGGGCGACACATGGCTCACCCGACTGCGTTGGCGCGTATCCACAAGCACCAGGCGGTCAAAAGAATCCCAGTCAAGATCGCTGTTGTCGGCAAAGCCGTACGCCTTTGTATCAAGGCAGGCATAGAGCTTTTGCAGGCCGCGCTCCTGGCTGCCGGGAAAAAGCAGAACGTACGGATTGTATAGATGACGGGCCGCAAGCATGGCGGCAAAGGCATCAAAATCCGCATTGGCATGGCAGGTGATCAGGGTGGCTTTGACGGCTGTCACATCTGGCTCCGGGGGTGGAATTGGCGGTGGATGCCGCGCAGACGCTCGGCCTGAACATGGGTATAAATTTCTGTGGCGCTGATGTCGGCATGCCCCAGCAGCAGTTGCACCGCCCTCAGGTCAGCCCCGCCTTCAAGCAAGTGCGTCGCGAAAGAATGCCTGAAGGTGTGGGGGGAAATGGGGCGGCGTATGTCGGCCGCGAGCGCGTATTTTTTTACCATTTTCCAGACATACTGGCGGGTGAGCGCATGGCCGGACCGGTTGACGAAAAGCTGGTTGCCTGTGGGAGAAAAAGCTGGTCGCCAATGACTGATATAGTTTTCAAGCATGCGCTGCATGAAATCGTGCAGGGGCACAAGCCGCTCCTTGGCCCCCTTGCCGAAAACACGCACCAGACCACGCTGAAGATCCAGATCCGGCACACACAGATCACAAAGTTCAGACACGCGCAGTCCTGCCGCATACAGCAGCTCAAGCATGCAGCGGTCGCGTTGGCCGCCTCTCTCGCGCATGTCGGGCTGCGACAGCATTTTTTCCATCTCATCGCGGGTCAGCACTTCGGGCAGGTGCTGCGGCAGCTTGGGGTTGTCCATCAACTGCGCGGGATTGCTCTTGACGACGCCTTCCTGCATGGCAAAGTCAAAAAAAGCCCGCAGGGCGGACAAACGCCGCGCCAGCGTTCTCCCCGTGTTCTGGCGTGCGCGCAGCCATGCAAGGTAAAGAAAGACCTCCTGCTCGTCGGGTTGCGCGCCCATGCTGCCGCCGCCAGAGAGCTCCTGCCGAAAGAGAAAAAAATTCTCGAGGTCCTGGCTGTAGGAAAGAACAGTCTGCTGCGACAGGCCACGCTGGGCCAGCAGATGGTCCTGCCAAGAAGGCAGAAGGGCGGCCAAGGGGCAGTGGGGTACGGTGGCTGATGCTGCGGATTCTGTCATGTGAGCATGCTAGCCGCCTTAGGCCCCGCGAGCAAGTTTTTTACAGATGCTGCAGTTGGATACATGCTCGCAGGCGCTTTTAATCCTTATGGCGCGTGCTGCCAGAGCAATGCATTTTTGCGGAAATCCAGTGGCAACGCTTACACACGCCAGCTACGGCGGGCGTCAGCCACCGTAGCCCCCGGAGTGTTTCAGGGCAAAAAGCTTTTGCGAAAGTTGTTGCCAAGTGCTCGTGCAGCCACTAGAACAGAGCACCATTGAAATATATACTCGCGCCGATGCCCACACACCCGCTTCGGGGCAGACGAGCGTGGGGCAGCGCGCCGGGCTTTCCGGCTGGCACCTGCTCATGCCGTCGACAGAACGGTGTTGTTGCGGACCTGCTCAATTCCAAACTGAAAAAAGGACAGCTTCAACCATGCGTGAAGAAATTCAGGCGTACGTGAGCCTGGGCTCCAACAGCACGGACGCGGAGCGCATGCTTCAACTGGCCCGCGAGGCCCTGGGCAATCTGCCCCATG harbors:
- the xerD gene encoding site-specific tyrosine recombinase XerD, whose amino-acid sequence is MTESAASATVPHCPLAALLPSWQDHLLAQRGLSQQTVLSYSQDLENFFLFRQELSGGGSMGAQPDEQEVFLYLAWLRARQNTGRTLARRLSALRAFFDFAMQEGVVKSNPAQLMDNPKLPQHLPEVLTRDEMEKMLSQPDMRERGGQRDRCMLELLYAAGLRVSELCDLCVPDLDLQRGLVRVFGKGAKERLVPLHDFMQRMLENYISHWRPAFSPTGNQLFVNRSGHALTRQYVWKMVKKYALAADIRRPISPHTFRHSFATHLLEGGADLRAVQLLLGHADISATEIYTHVQAERLRGIHRQFHPRSQM